AAGAAGAACCGGCTGTTTGGCTACCAGTCCTCCTCGATGGATTGCGATCAGATTTAAATTACGGACTGCGATTTGCCGGTGACGGTCAGGTGATAGCGCCCGGCAGCCCGGGTGAGCTTCACCGGGGTGTTGAAGGCGTTGGTGAGAATTTCTGCGTTGAGCACAGATTCCTTGAGGCCTTCCGCCAAAATGTGTCCTTCTTTAATAACGAGGGCGTGTGAAAACACCGGCATGATTTCCTCCACATGGTGAGTCACCAAAACCAGCGTGGGAGCTTTTTTGTTGCGACCGAGGCGTTGTAGAAATTGGAGGAAATGTTCGCGTGCCGCGGGATCGAGGCCGGCGCAGGGTTCGTCTAGAATCAGGAGGCGCGGATTGCCCATCAACGCCCGGCCGATGAGAATTCGTTGGCGTTCGCCTTGCGAGAGATAAAGCCACGGGCGGTCGGCGAGGTAGGCACATTCAATTTGATTGAGGATGCGCATCGCGCGCGCGCGATCTGCCTTGCTGGGTGTTCCCCAGAAATCAATCATGGCGTATTTGCCACTGACCACGGTATCGAGGGCGGGTTCGCTGTCCGCCATGAGTTGTCGAATGGAAGAGCTCACGAGGCCGATTTGCTTGCGGAGTTCGCGCCAGTCCGACTCACCGTAACGCTGGCCCAACACAGCAACTTCGCCTGCGGTAGGCATGAGATAGCCGGTCAAGGTGCTCAACAGGGAGGTTTTGCCGGAACCGTTGGCCCCGAGAATGGTCCAGTGCTGGCCGCGTTCGACGCGCCAGAACACTTCGTTCAGAATAACCGTGCCGTCACGCTGAATGCGCAGGTTGGAAACTTCCAGAATTATTGATGACTTCGATGGCATGTGTATGAGCCGACGCTGGTTGTTGATACGACTGGGAGTTTGTAAATCGGCATGGGACTTCAGCGCAAGCCATGAATGAAAGAATCGTGGGCAAGGGATTGGCTTTGGGATTGCGATTTGTTCGAATTTCGATATACAAGTCCGCGTCTGACCCAACTAACGGCAAATGCAATAACTTATCTATGAAAGTTTGTTCTCTCCCAAATTGTTTTGCGACCCGCATGGTGAGTGTGATGGTTGGCCTTTCTATGTTGACCTTGACCGGTTCCGCGGCGGATGAAGGAAAAGAGCTGCCGCCGCCAAAAGAGGAGCCGAAGGTGATTGATGCCGGACCGCCGCCTTCCGATGCGATTGTTCTGTTTGATGGCAAAGACCTGTCCAAGTGGGAGGGTGACAAGGGCGGTCCTGCCAAGTGGAAGGTTGAGGATGGAGTGGTGACCATTAACGGAACTGGTGGTATCCACACGACCCAAAGCTTTGGTGATTGCCAACTGCATGTCGAGTGGGCAACACCGGCTGAAGTAAAAGGCGAGGGGCAGGGGCGCGGCAACAGCGGGATTTTCCTGCAGAGTCGCTATGAAATCCAGGTGCTCGATTCCTATAACAACAAGACGTATTTCCATGGGCAGGCCGGGTCCGTTTACAAGCAACATGCCCCGCTGGTGAACTGCTGCCGCAAGCCGGGTGAATGGCAGGCTTATGATATTATTTATCATGCGCCGAGATTTGATGCGGATGGCAAGTTGACGAAACCTGGCACCGTGACGGTTTTACAGAATGGTGTGTTGGTGCAGGACAACGCTGAAATTTTAGGTGGTACCAGCCATATTGGCGCTCCCAAATATGCGGCGCATGCCTTGAAGGAGCCACTGGCGTTGCAAGATCACCATAATCCAGTTCGCTATCGCAATATTTGGATCCGCGAACTGTAATTTAAGACTTGGCAGGGTTGTTGTTCACCTTCGGCAAAGGCGAATTCAGAACTTCCAGGGCGCGCAGTGTGGCTGCACTACGCGTCTCAATATTCAGTTTGTCGAAGATTTCGAGCAGGTGCTTTTTTACGGTGGACTCGCTGATGCCTAAAATGGTGGCAATATCCAGGTTGGTCTTGCCCTGAGCGACCCAGAGAAGGGTTTCTGCGGCGCGTGGTGTTAGGCCAAGCGAGAGTAATGGTTCGTGCGAGGAAAAGTTGGGCTTGAATTCAGGCCTGGCCTGCTGTTCCTGCCGACGAAACCGGGCGACGATGGCCTCCAGCAATTCCGCCCTGGCCACGGGCTTGGTCAAATAATCATCCGCACCCAGATTCATGCCGTTGCGTTGGTCAATTTTTTCTCCCTTGGCAGACAGGAAAATGAAGGGGATGGATTCTGTTGCCGCATTTTCCCGGAGAGCTTTGAGGACCCCGTAGCCATCCAATTCCGGCATCATGACGTCGCAGAGAATGAGGTCAGGTTTTTCCTTTGCGGCGAGTTCGAGACCCAGTCGGCCGTTCTCAGCGCCGAGCGGTTGATATTGTTCGAGGCGCAAGATGGTTACCAGGTTTCGGCGCATCTCGGGCTCGTCTTCAATGACCAAAATTTTTTTCATAATGTATTCCCGGCCAAAATGCCGAATTTCACAGTTAGGGTGGTGCCTTTGTCTACAGCACTCTCGACCATGATTTGACACCTGTACTGCCATGCAACGCTGCAAAATCGCCCATCCAAACTGGTTCCCGCAATATTACCCACATTTCGAGCACGATGGAAAGCCTTGATCGACCATGCCAAATCCGGTTCGTGAATGCCAATTCCCTCGTCGGCAAACCGGGCAGGCCGCTTCGCCCTGAATTCGCGGAAACAGTGGACCTTTCGTTCCATTGTTGGTTTGGGCATCTGCTCATAGCTTCATGACCGTGCAAGGGCGAATTCCAGCCAGAAAGGCGACACCCGCGGCAACTGCGACAAGCAGGGTCGCAGAAGCCAGCGCGCATGGCGGAGGAAAAGCTGGCATGGTCTCGCAGGCTATTTTCCTTGGAGTCGACACGGCGTCAAGGATTGTCCGCTGGCAAATTGATGCGGGTGCAGCACGAACCTTTGTGGATTGAGAGATTTTTATGAGAGCGAGTTTTCAGACTTCCAGAGCCAGACTCACGCCTTGGAGAGCTTCGGAATACGATCAATTGATTGCGGCCTCGCTGGCGAAGGAAAAGAGACGTATCGCGTCCCTGGTTATCACCTGGAGGGGGCAAGCCACAAGCCTGATCAAACCGAAGGCAGCAACATTGGGAATTTGACCCTGATCTTAAAAGCAAGAGGAGAATATAATTTATGAAAAGTTCAACAAAATGGATTGTGATGCCGTTGGTTCTGATGCCGGTGCTTGGCCTGACATTGGCGGGCAAGCCTTCGAAAGAGGCGCATAATGAAAAAATCAAACGGGGCAAGTATTTGGTGGAAGCGGGCGGTTGCACGGATTGCCATACGCCGATGAAGATGGGACCAAAGGGACCGGAACCGGATATGGCCTTTTATCTCGCGGGCCATCCTGAGAATGCAAAGTTGCCGCCGCCTCCAAAACTTGCACCGGGACCCTGGATGGCAGTCACGACCGGCAGCACAGCCTGGTCGGGGCCATGGGGCATCAGTTATAGTGCCAATATCACCTCCGACGAAAATACTGCTCTGGGCATTTGGACCGAAGATATCTTCGTCAAAACGATCAGGACCGGAAAGCATTATGGCACCTCGCGGGATATTTTGCCGCCAATGCCATGGCAGAGTGTGGCGAAGCTTTCGGACGAAGATCTTAAAGCGATTTTTGCTTATTTGAAATCAGTACCGGCAGTGAAGAACCATGTTCCGGAACCGCAAGCGCCGGGTGAGGTGGCTTCCGCGAAGAACAAATTTGATTGATCATAATTCCAAATACATTTTTATGCCTCACATTACTCCAGATAAGATTGGTCAAATCGCATTTGGCTTTGCGTCATCAAAGGCGTTGCTGAGCGCGGTTGAACTTGGGCTCTTCACCGAATTGGCCAAGTCGCCCGGAGACGCCGCATCCCTCACGGCGAAGTTAGGTTTGAATGAGCGAGCTGCGCGGGATTTTTTTGATACTCTGGTAGCCTTGGGAATGCTGGATCGAAAAGGTGGTTTTTATTCCAACACGCCCGAGGCGGACTTGTATCTCGATCGGGCGAAGCCAACCTACATGGGCGGCCTGCTGGAAATGATGAATGCCAGGTTGTACGCCTTTTGGGGCTCACTCACGGAAGCGTTGCGGACGGGAAAACCACAAAACGAAATAAAGGCTGGTGGAAATGCTTTCGAGGTTCTTTATAGCAATCCTGAGCGGTTGGAGGCTTTTCTTAAAGCCATGACCGGAATCAGCCTCGGAACCGGCAGGGCGATCGCGGAAAAGTTTCCGTGGGATAATTATAAGACCTTTGTGGATGTGGGCTGCGCGCAGGGTGCGCTACCGGTGCAGGTGGCCTTGAAACATGGACATCTGACCGGCCTGGGTTACGACCTGGAGTGTGTGGGGCCGATTTACGAGCGCTATATTCGCACTAATGGATTAAGTGATCGGTTGAAGTTTGCGCCAGGCGATTTCTTCAAGGATCCCCTGCCTAAAACCGATGTCCTCGTGATGGGGCATATTCTTCACGATTGGAATCTGGAAGAGAAAAAGATGTTGTTGAAAAAAGCCTATGATGCCTTGCAGCCGGGCGGTGCAGTTTTGATTTACGAAGCCATTATCGATGATGAACGCCGCAACAACGTGTTTGGCTTGATCATGAGCTTGAATATGTTGATTGAGACAACCGGAGGTTTCGATTACACCGGTGCTGAGTGTTGTCAGTGGATGCGTGAAGCGGGATTTCGTGAAACGCGGGTGGAGCACCTCATCGGGCCGGACTCGATGGTGATCGGCATCAAATAGCCATTCGTTTTTAGGTGGGTGGTTGATACGTGCGGGAGACGGGGCGGTCCTCGTCTCCCTTTGCTTTTAAATACTGAACTTGCGGGGGTATTGCTGATTGGCTTCGTAGTAAGTTTTCTTCAATTTGATGCGCGGGTCATCAGCGGAGGGTTGAATGACACCATTGGCATCGGTGGCGCGGGAGACGAGGGTATGCTCGCCTGAAAGGGGGTGCTGCCAATCGTAGTGCCAGAAAGTCCAGGCGTATTTCGATTGATTCCGCTTATCAGTATGCGTTTCGATCCAGGAGCCATCGTCGATTTTGAGTTCCACTCGCTCCAGTGGCGTGCCATCGGTCCAGGCTGCGCCCGAAATCCGCAGTGAACCGTCTGACCGGCGAACCACGCGGGCGACGACGGATTTTACGTTCATTTTTGTCACGCTGGTTTCGCGCCAGATGGTGCAATCCGGGCGTTCCTCGCCGCGAATGGTGACATAGTCCCGCGCCATGAAGCGTCCCATGAAACGGTGGTCCAACACTTCGATGCGCTTGAGCCATTTCACCCAGGCGACACCGTACCAACCGGGAACAATGAGCCGCAACGGGAAGCCGTGTTCGGGGGGCAACGGCTTGCCATTCATCTCGTAAGCCAGGAGAATCCGGTCATCAAGGGCATCGGCGATGGTCAGGCTTCGTCCGAAGTTTTGCAGATATTCGTTGTCCTTAATTTTCTCCTTCTTTTCGTCGGTGCCGAAGAAGGCAACTTCGATTGCGCCCTTTTGAAAACCACACTCCTTGAGCAAAGGGCCAAGGGGCGTGCCAGCCCATTTCGTGTTGCCTACCGCACCCATGAAAGTAGGGGAAGAGCCATTGCCGGAACACTCCAGCGTGGCGGTGATTTCGCGACGCTTGCGGGCTTTGATTCCGGCTAGGGAAAAAGTTTTGGGATGTTTGACGAGGCCGGAAACCTCCAGGTTCCACTTCTCAGCATCTACCTTGGCGGGGCCGTAATGACTGACGGCAAAGAAATCCTTTTCCGGCGTCATCCATTCCGTGAGCTGCTCCCACTGGATCATGGGGCGGTTAGGCGTGGCCGGGAGTTTGTCGGTAAAAGGAATCAGGATTTCGTTTTCCTCCGGCTCCGGCAGGCCGAAGCTGCGCAGCGGAAACTGTGAGAGGGCAAGCGCAGCCGTGGCCACGCTGCCTTTAATCATAGCACGACGAGAAAGGGGATTGGACACAAGAGAATGATGCAAAAAAAGAGGAGAAACTCAAACCAAATCCGAGCGGCGCGGGATTATTAATATTCGCGAATCTCAGGCCAGAGTGGTTTCAGATCGGGATCGCGCAGAGCCATGGTTTTGATTTGTTCCTGGCCAGCCACCTCGATGGCGCGTTTTAAGAGGAGGCGGGCTTCGTCGAGACGCTGCATCTGGCAGGCATAACAGGCGAGGTTGTAGGGAATGGTGGGGACTTTAGGGAAACGCTCCATAGCTGGGAGCAAGGCATCCCACGCGGCCTGGAGACCGCCGGCGGGAGTGCGGCGCAGGGCGTAGGCCTGGTGCAGCCAGCCGAAGCATTCCTCTGGCGCAATGTGCAGAATCGTGCGGGCAATCTGTAGGGCTTTCATCCAGTCCTGTTCCTGGGCGTGAAGCATCCAATACACTTCCAGAACGAGAGGATGGTTTTGGTTGGCAGCCGAGATTTGGTCCAGCTCAGATCTGGCCTCGGCCAAATTACCCAATTCGATCCAACCTTCCGCAGCGGAAAGGAAGTGTGAATCAGGTGGCTCAAGCTTTTGCATTGAGAGAGATGATAAACTGTATGTCAATCAAGCAATAGATAATGAATATGTGAACTGGAATTTTGGAAAAGTCGCGCTATGATGGATTGCAACTATGAAACGATTGTTACCGGTCTTGCTTTCACTCTGTTGCGCATTATCTATGCATGCAGAAATTCATACCCAAGCTGTCGAATACAAGGACGGGGACACCGTGCTGGAAGGTTTTTCAGCCTATGATGATTCCATTCAGGGCAAGCGTCCAGCGGTGTTGATTGTGCACCAATGGAAGGGGCTGAGTGATTATGAGAAAAAGCGGGCGGAGATGCTGGCTAAACTCGGGTATAGCGTTTTTGCGTGCGACATCTATGGCAAAGGCATAAGGCCGCAAGATACAAAGGAAGCCGGTGCACTGGCGGGAAAATATAAATCGGATCGCCAGCTCTTGCGTCAGCGTGTGAATGCCGGACTGGAAGCCTTGAAGAAACAAAAATTTACCGACACAAAGAACGTTGCGGCGATTGGATACTGTTTCGGTGGGACTACGGTGATCGAGCTCGCACGGAGCGGGGCGGATGTCAAAGGTGTGGTGAGCTTCCATGGTGCACTGGATTCGCCGAAGCCTGAAGATGGAAAGAACATCAAGTGCAAGGTGCTTGCGTTGCACGGAGCGGATGATCCGTATGTGCCGGCAAAGGATGTGGCGGCATTTGAAGATGAGATGCGCGACGCCAAGGTGGATTGGCAGTTGGTGAAGTTCGGTGGTGCGGTGCACAGCTTCACAGATTGGACGGCAGGCACTGACAACTCCAAAGGCGCTGCATACAATGAGAAGGCTGACAAGCGTTCGTGGCAGTATATGCAGGACTTTTTCAACGAGCTATTCAAGTAAGCTGGTTCTGCATTGCGCCATGCAATGATTGACCTCGTGGCCGGCAAAGGCTAATACTCTCCTGCGTCCAACAACAGGAGAGTTTATGCCGACGACATTAACAATTCATGACGAGACCACGTCCGGAAAGCGGACCAACAGTCTTACACTCGATTTCCTTACCGAACGAATTACTGTTCGGGAATTGATCCGGGGAAGGATTTATGAGGAGGTGCAGGACTACAATCTCAAGGCTCCAGAATATTTCCAGGGACTGGTGGAACCTGCAGAAGCTGAGAAGGTTTTAAATGGGTATAAGCTGAAACGGCGGCGGAAAATTGATTGGGAAGAGCAATATCAAAAAGCCCTGGAGGCGTTTCAGCGGAATGGATTCTTCATTCTGATAGGTGACCGGCAGGCCGAGAGTCTGGATGAGGAATTCGAAGTCAAAGTGGAAACCGAGGTGAGCTTTGTTAAACTCATGCCTTTGGTCGGAGGATAATCAAAGTGGTCCTGCGGGATCGGCATTTCGCGAAACAAGGAGATTATATGGCGGGAACAAATGTGGCGTTTTCCAGAAGGGAGTTGGGTTGCCATGAGCATGGATAAGAGCACAAAGGGGGAAGCCATGGAATATCCCGTTGATGCGTCGTCGCCGCACCTTGAACTCGAAAACGGGATAACGACATATTTAAAAGAGCCGGAGCTGGATCTGAACGGGAAGGTGCAGTCGCGAGTTCAACCTCAGATAAACGTTCTCGAAGTGTCTCCTGAGAAGAAAGTTGTGGTAGTGCGTTTGCTGCTTGCCCGGATGGCTTGGACGATTCACCGGATAAGACACGGAAAAGTTGATGCGTATTTTTTAGATTATCTTGGTGCATTCCAGAAACAGAAGCAGCTCTTTGCTGTTCTCCTGCGTAATCCGCTGCCTTTTTCAGATGAGGATGTGGAAGAGTTGGTTAACCGGCAATATGAGTTCGTGCAGGAGGGTTTCGAGATTTCAATGGAGAAGACATTGAAGGTATGCGAGATGGTGCGAGCAGTGCGACCGCTTTCACCCGGCACTCAGAGAGCGTTGGGGCAAATAAAGAAGCTGATTGCACGCCAAGGTCAGAACGCCCGCATGCAAAAGTGGACTGAAACCATTGATCAACTCGTGGAGGGGAAGGAACCTCAAGTTCTGGACCTGCAGGATTTCTGGGCTCAAGCTGCGCAGAAGTTGATCGCCAGTCAACCGGCTGAGTTGCGGGGATGCTGGAAGAAGCTGTTAGAGTATTGTCGGAATTCCGAACAATCCAAACCTTCCAAAAAGTGGTTGAAAGGAGCGGGAGAACTGGTAGGGCAGATTGGAGCATCATCGTTCAGGGCTGCAGTGCTGGAGTGGTTTCCATTGGTGAAGCCATCCGCAAAAGCGGATAAGATGGAGTCCTATGTGCCGCCAATGTGCGAGCGCAATGTCACTGTGCTGAAAGGTCTCGTGTGGTCTTGCACAGAATACGCGGATGATTCGGTGATCAATGTCTTGGGAAACCTGGCAGAAATCAGCTTTAAGAAACTTCCCAACTGGGGAGCACTTTCGAATAAAGTTGGAAACGCATGTCTTTTTGTGTTGGAGAGCCTGCCGGGTTTGCAGCCAATAGCTGCGTTATCGCGGTTGAAGTTGAAAGTGAAGTATGCCACTGCGCAAACATTGATTCAAAAGGCATTGGGAAGAGCGGCTGCCAAAATGGGGATCAGCAGTGCGGAGTTGGAGGAAATAGCGGTTCCGACCTATGGGTTGGACGAGCAGGGCCGATTGGAAGAGAAGTTCGGCGCGTTCATCGCGGAGGTGCGCATTGCGGGCACTCAGTCGGTGGAATTGTCATGGAGGACACAGGGAGGCAAGCCGCAGAAAAGCATTCCCGCCGAAGTCAAAACTCAGCATGCAACAGAACTTAAAGTCCTGAAAAGAACTGTCACGGAAATTGAAAAAATGCTCCCGGCGCAGAGGGAGCGCATCGAGAAATTGTTCGTGGCGGAGCGCGAGTGGGATTTCGAGTCGTGGCGCGCGCGGTATCTGAACCATCCGTTGCTTGCAAACATGTCCCGGCGATTAATATGGCATTTCCAAAATGGAGAACGGAAAGCATCGGGCATCTGGCGCGACGGAAAGTTGGTGGATATTGATAATAAGCAGATAGATTGGCTGACGCCGGAAACCAAGGTCAGGCTCTGGCATCCAATCGGATTTGATATTGATACGGTGTCCAAGTGGCGGAAATGGTTGGAAGGGCATGAGATCGTTCAACCGTTTAAGCAGGCGCATAGAGAGTTGTACATCCTGACTGATGCGGAGTTGGCCACGGGAACCTATTCTAATCGATTTGCTGCCCACATCATCAAACAGCATCAGTTTGCCGCGCTGGCCAGGCAGCGCGGGTGGAAATATAGTCTGCAGGGAGCTTTTGATTCGGCAAATACGCCCACTTTGGAACTTCCGCAATGGAATTTGAAAGTGGAGTTTTGGGTTGAGGGTGTGGGAGATAACGACGATATCTCACGAGCAGGAATCTTTCTTTGTCTTTCCACAGATCAGGTTCGATTTTGCAGGCCAGATGGAGAGCCAATTGCATTGAGTGATGTGCCGGCGCTGGTGTTTTCCGAGGTGATGCGGGATATTGATTTGTTTGTGGGGGTGTGCAGCATTGGAAACGATCCTGCTTGGAGGGATGGGGGTGCAGTTGATCATCGCACTTATTGGGGAGGTTATTCCTTCGGTGAACTTTCCAGCATTGCACAAACCCGTCGTGACTTCCTGCTGCGGTTGTTGCCGAGGTTGAAAATTGCAGGCAAGTGTTCGTTGAGTGAAAGATTTCTCAACGTGCAGGGCAGGTTTCGGAAGTATAAAATTCATCTTGGCAGCGGTAACATTCTGATGGACCCGAATGATCAGTACTTGTGCATTGTTCCCAACAGAGCTGCAGAAGGTGTCGGGGAGAAGGTGTTCTTGCCGTTCGAAGGAGACAGCACACTTGCAGTGATACTCAGCAAAGCCTTTCTGCTGGTCGATGATGACAAAATAAAAGATCCCACCATCGTCAGTCAGATTCAGCCGAGATAAAGTCGAGGAGGTGGCGGGAGTGCTGGAGATTGAAAGTCCCCGAACCTCATTGTTTTTCATCTTCTGCTTGATTTTTGGAGACTGCTGTAGTTTAGTTGCTCTGCAACAGAATTGGAGGCCGTATGGCAAACCAACTACTAAAAAACGAATACGACTTTTTTCGAACGCACCAGTAAGCGTCGAAAGGGGTTCCCTTCCGAGACCCGCGTGAAGCGCGGCGTCCAAATTGTTCACGGGAATAAAGAGCTGATCGAAAAGCTGGGCCGGAGAGATTTGTGCCCATGCGGTTCGGGACGCAGGTTTCAAGAATTGTTGCCTGCGCTCGGGGCGTTACGATGGCTCGCTTCGTGACCACTACTTTTAGGGAAAGATAATCCCATTCAATTCCTGTGCGGAGAGGTTGTGTCTTCGCACGGAGCCTTTGGTGGTGCGTTGCTGTACGCAGCGCGAAGGAATGTTTTTGTTTTAAAATTGAAAAAAATATTACTGGTCTATGTCTACAATCGTTGTGGTGAAGAAGAATGGTGAAGTGGCAATTGCCGCGGATACGCAAACGACAAGCGGCGGAACGAAGCTTTCCGCCGGGTTCAAAACGCAAAAGGAAAAAATACTGCGGTTTGAAGATACGTACATTGGATTCGTGGGATATTGTGCGCACCGTGATGTGTTTGAAAGCTTGATGGAAAAGCGCCCCAGTGACCTGGACTTCAAGAGTCGTCGGCATATTTTTGAGACGTTCCTGAAGTTGCATCCCGTATTGAAGGAGGACTTCTTCGTAAATTCGAAGGAAGAGGACAGTGCATACGAAACGAGCCAGATGACGATTGTGATTGCCAATCCGCATGGCATTTTTGACGTGAATTCAGATCGAAATGTAACGGAAATAGAGGCCTTTTGGGCGATTGGGTCCGGTCGTGAATATGCGTTGGGAGCGATGCACCAGGCTTATGACACCCGAGCCACGGCACGTGAGGTGGCCATTGGTGGAGTGTTGGCAGCCTGTGAATTCGATCCGTGGTCAGGGCTGCCATACACAGTTTATACTGCGTCCTTGAAGTTGGGGAAGCCTGCGCAGAATGTAGTGGAGGAGGTAATCTGCATTTGAATAAATGAAGCACGCCGGGTGCGGGCGCCACCCGCACCCGGCTATTTTCCCCATGGGTAAATGCCTACTGTGGAGACCTGAGTTT
This DNA window, taken from Pedosphaera parvula Ellin514, encodes the following:
- a CDS encoding ABC transporter ATP-binding protein, whose product is MPSKSSIILEVSNLRIQRDGTVILNEVFWRVERGQHWTILGANGSGKTSLLSTLTGYLMPTAGEVAVLGQRYGESDWRELRKQIGLVSSSIRQLMADSEPALDTVVSGKYAMIDFWGTPSKADRARAMRILNQIECAYLADRPWLYLSQGERQRILIGRALMGNPRLLILDEPCAGLDPAAREHFLQFLQRLGRNKKAPTLVLVTHHVEEIMPVFSHALVIKEGHILAEGLKESVLNAEILTNAFNTPVKLTRAAGRYHLTVTGKSQSVI
- a CDS encoding 3-keto-disaccharide hydrolase translates to MKVCSLPNCFATRMVSVMVGLSMLTLTGSAADEGKELPPPKEEPKVIDAGPPPSDAIVLFDGKDLSKWEGDKGGPAKWKVEDGVVTINGTGGIHTTQSFGDCQLHVEWATPAEVKGEGQGRGNSGIFLQSRYEIQVLDSYNNKTYFHGQAGSVYKQHAPLVNCCRKPGEWQAYDIIYHAPRFDADGKLTKPGTVTVLQNGVLVQDNAEILGGTSHIGAPKYAAHALKEPLALQDHHNPVRYRNIWIREL
- a CDS encoding response regulator transcription factor; protein product: MKKILVIEDEPEMRRNLVTILRLEQYQPLGAENGRLGLELAAKEKPDLILCDVMMPELDGYGVLKALRENAATESIPFIFLSAKGEKIDQRNGMNLGADDYLTKPVARAELLEAIVARFRRQEQQARPEFKPNFSSHEPLLSLGLTPRAAETLLWVAQGKTNLDIATILGISESTVKKHLLEIFDKLNIETRSAATLRALEVLNSPLPKVNNNPAKS
- a CDS encoding c-type cytochrome, giving the protein MKSSTKWIVMPLVLMPVLGLTLAGKPSKEAHNEKIKRGKYLVEAGGCTDCHTPMKMGPKGPEPDMAFYLAGHPENAKLPPPPKLAPGPWMAVTTGSTAWSGPWGISYSANITSDENTALGIWTEDIFVKTIRTGKHYGTSRDILPPMPWQSVAKLSDEDLKAIFAYLKSVPAVKNHVPEPQAPGEVASAKNKFD
- a CDS encoding methyltransferase — encoded protein: MPHITPDKIGQIAFGFASSKALLSAVELGLFTELAKSPGDAASLTAKLGLNERAARDFFDTLVALGMLDRKGGFYSNTPEADLYLDRAKPTYMGGLLEMMNARLYAFWGSLTEALRTGKPQNEIKAGGNAFEVLYSNPERLEAFLKAMTGISLGTGRAIAEKFPWDNYKTFVDVGCAQGALPVQVALKHGHLTGLGYDLECVGPIYERYIRTNGLSDRLKFAPGDFFKDPLPKTDVLVMGHILHDWNLEEKKMLLKKAYDALQPGGAVLIYEAIIDDERRNNVFGLIMSLNMLIETTGGFDYTGAECCQWMREAGFRETRVEHLIGPDSMVIGIK
- a CDS encoding sulfite oxidase; this encodes MIKGSVATAALALSQFPLRSFGLPEPEENEILIPFTDKLPATPNRPMIQWEQLTEWMTPEKDFFAVSHYGPAKVDAEKWNLEVSGLVKHPKTFSLAGIKARKRREITATLECSGNGSSPTFMGAVGNTKWAGTPLGPLLKECGFQKGAIEVAFFGTDEKKEKIKDNEYLQNFGRSLTIADALDDRILLAYEMNGKPLPPEHGFPLRLIVPGWYGVAWVKWLKRIEVLDHRFMGRFMARDYVTIRGEERPDCTIWRETSVTKMNVKSVVARVVRRSDGSLRISGAAWTDGTPLERVELKIDDGSWIETHTDKRNQSKYAWTFWHYDWQHPLSGEHTLVSRATDANGVIQPSADDPRIKLKKTYYEANQQYPRKFSI
- a CDS encoding dienelactone hydrolase family protein, which gives rise to MKRLLPVLLSLCCALSMHAEIHTQAVEYKDGDTVLEGFSAYDDSIQGKRPAVLIVHQWKGLSDYEKKRAEMLAKLGYSVFACDIYGKGIRPQDTKEAGALAGKYKSDRQLLRQRVNAGLEALKKQKFTDTKNVAAIGYCFGGTTVIELARSGADVKGVVSFHGALDSPKPEDGKNIKCKVLALHGADDPYVPAKDVAAFEDEMRDAKVDWQLVKFGGAVHSFTDWTAGTDNSKGAAYNEKADKRSWQYMQDFFNELFK
- a CDS encoding DUF4132 domain-containing protein → MDKSTKGEAMEYPVDASSPHLELENGITTYLKEPELDLNGKVQSRVQPQINVLEVSPEKKVVVVRLLLARMAWTIHRIRHGKVDAYFLDYLGAFQKQKQLFAVLLRNPLPFSDEDVEELVNRQYEFVQEGFEISMEKTLKVCEMVRAVRPLSPGTQRALGQIKKLIARQGQNARMQKWTETIDQLVEGKEPQVLDLQDFWAQAAQKLIASQPAELRGCWKKLLEYCRNSEQSKPSKKWLKGAGELVGQIGASSFRAAVLEWFPLVKPSAKADKMESYVPPMCERNVTVLKGLVWSCTEYADDSVINVLGNLAEISFKKLPNWGALSNKVGNACLFVLESLPGLQPIAALSRLKLKVKYATAQTLIQKALGRAAAKMGISSAELEEIAVPTYGLDEQGRLEEKFGAFIAEVRIAGTQSVELSWRTQGGKPQKSIPAEVKTQHATELKVLKRTVTEIEKMLPAQRERIEKLFVAEREWDFESWRARYLNHPLLANMSRRLIWHFQNGERKASGIWRDGKLVDIDNKQIDWLTPETKVRLWHPIGFDIDTVSKWRKWLEGHEIVQPFKQAHRELYILTDAELATGTYSNRFAAHIIKQHQFAALARQRGWKYSLQGAFDSANTPTLELPQWNLKVEFWVEGVGDNDDISRAGIFLCLSTDQVRFCRPDGEPIALSDVPALVFSEVMRDIDLFVGVCSIGNDPAWRDGGAVDHRTYWGGYSFGELSSIAQTRRDFLLRLLPRLKIAGKCSLSERFLNVQGRFRKYKIHLGSGNILMDPNDQYLCIVPNRAAEGVGEKVFLPFEGDSTLAVILSKAFLLVDDDKIKDPTIVSQIQPR
- a CDS encoding SEC-C metal-binding domain-containing protein, coding for MKRGVQIVHGNKELIEKLGRRDLCPCGSGRRFQELLPALGALRWLAS